Proteins from a genomic interval of Arachis hypogaea cultivar Tifrunner chromosome 10, arahy.Tifrunner.gnm2.J5K5, whole genome shotgun sequence:
- the LOC112714887 gene encoding uncharacterized protein produces the protein MVTSTCKGSFLVCAILVLDLVLKVSGNAEGDALNALKSNLQDPNNVLQSWDATLVNPCTWFHVTCNSDNSVTRVDLGNADLSGTLVPNLGNLPNLQYLELFNNNISGKIPDELGNLKNLVSLDLYLNVLTGPIPATLGKLSYLRVLRLNNNALSGGIPMSLTGINSLQVLDLSNNQLKGTVPVNGSFSMFTPISFQNNPGLIQPKM, from the exons ATGGTGACTTCAACTTGCAAGGGTTCTTTTCTTGTTTGTGCAATTTTGGTGCTTGATTTGGTGCTTAAGGTCTCTGGCAATGCAGAAG GTGATGCCCTAAATGCATTGAAGAGCAACCTACAAGATCCTAACAATGTTCTTCAAAGCTGGGATGCCACCCTTGTCAATCCATGCACATGGTTTCATGTTACATGCAATAGTGATAATAGTGTGACCCGTGT TGATCTTGGAAATGCAGATCTATCGGGTACACTGGTTCCAAACCTTGGTAATCTACCAAATTTACAGTACCT GGagctttttaataataatataagtggAAAAATCCCAGACGAGCTTGGAAATTTGAAAAACTTGGTGAGCTTGGATCTTTACTTGAATGTGCTAACTGGTCCAATACCAGCTACATTGGGCAAGCTTAGTTATCTACGCGTGCT GCGTCTCAACAATAACGCCTTGTCAGGAGGCATTCCCATGTCTTTGACCGGGATCAATTCACTGCAAGTTCT TGATCTCTCAAACAACCAGCTAAAAGGGACTGTGCCAGTCAATGGTTCATTTTCAATGTTTACTCCGATCAG TTTTCAAAATAATCCTGGCTTGATACAACCAAAGATGTAG